Proteins co-encoded in one Ralstonia sp. RRA genomic window:
- a CDS encoding cystathionine beta-lyase produces the protein MNDDTKLPPKFPATLAVHPDLNVPPGFAAFSHATHRASTVVFKNLADMRAFGSGSVVHWRYGLHATPTSDALCQALAQIEGGSHALLLPSGLAAISLVYFTLIKSGDDVLIPDNAYGPNRDHGEWMARQFGITVRYYDPMVGAGIADLIRHNTKLVWLEAPGSVTMEVPDCTAIAEVARAAGAITAIDNTWSGGVYYQPFAHGIDISVQALTKYQSGGSDVLMGATITNDEALHHKLLATRMRMGWGVSADDCYFVLRGLPSLPTRLAAHDAHAREVAEWLADRPEVVRVLHPALPDCPGHDNWKRDFTGASGLFSIVLHERYSQAQIDAFIEGLRYFAIGFSWGGAHSLALPYNIPSMRTATAWPPADWENAGGFVRLYIGLEDPRDLIADLKQAMETHLRT, from the coding sequence GTGAACGACGATACCAAGCTCCCGCCCAAGTTTCCCGCAACCCTGGCTGTGCATCCGGACCTGAATGTCCCGCCGGGTTTTGCTGCGTTCTCGCACGCCACACATCGCGCATCGACCGTGGTGTTCAAGAACCTCGCTGATATGCGCGCCTTCGGCAGCGGTAGTGTGGTGCACTGGCGCTACGGCCTGCATGCCACCCCGACGTCCGACGCGCTTTGCCAGGCGCTGGCGCAGATCGAAGGCGGTTCGCATGCGCTGCTGCTGCCCTCGGGCCTGGCGGCGATCTCGCTGGTGTACTTCACGCTCATCAAGTCCGGCGACGATGTACTGATCCCAGACAACGCCTACGGCCCGAACCGCGACCATGGCGAATGGATGGCGCGCCAGTTCGGCATCACCGTGCGCTACTACGACCCGATGGTCGGCGCAGGCATTGCCGATCTGATCCGCCACAACACCAAGCTGGTGTGGCTGGAAGCGCCGGGTTCGGTGACGATGGAAGTGCCCGACTGCACCGCCATTGCTGAGGTGGCCCGTGCGGCAGGCGCCATCACGGCGATCGACAACACCTGGAGCGGCGGCGTGTACTACCAGCCGTTCGCGCATGGCATCGACATCTCCGTGCAGGCGCTGACCAAGTACCAGTCCGGTGGCAGCGACGTGCTGATGGGCGCCACCATCACCAACGACGAGGCGCTGCACCACAAGCTGCTGGCCACGCGCATGCGCATGGGCTGGGGCGTGTCGGCGGACGATTGCTATTTCGTGCTGCGCGGCCTGCCGAGCCTGCCGACGCGCCTGGCTGCGCACGACGCCCACGCGCGTGAAGTGGCCGAATGGCTGGCCGACCGGCCCGAAGTCGTGCGCGTGCTGCACCCGGCGCTGCCTGACTGCCCAGGCCATGACAACTGGAAGCGTGACTTCACCGGTGCCAGTGGCCTGTTCTCGATCGTGCTGCACGAGCGCTATTCGCAGGCGCAGATCGATGCTTTCATCGAAGGCTTGCGTTACTTTGCGATCGGCTTTTCGTGGGGCGGGGCGCACAGCCTGGCGCTGCCGTACAACATCCCGTCGATGCGCACGGCGACCGCTTGGCCGCCGGCCGATTGGGAGAACGCGGGTGGTTTCGTGCGCCTGTATATCGGCCTGGAAGACCCGCGTGACTTGATCGCCGACCTGAAGCAGGCAATGGAGACGCACCTGCGGACCTGA
- a CDS encoding PDDEXK nuclease domain-containing protein produces the protein MATSQPARKKLAPVVRETVEAHDYAALLVEIKARIQAAQYAALRAVNKELVGLYWDIGQLIVARQQTEGWGKAVVQKLATDLQASFPGTGGFSASNLWRMKGFFETYSDTTKLAPLVREIGWSHNLLILERCKDAQEREFYLRMTRKFGWSKNVLAHQIDNQSYEKSLLGQTNFDQALTPALRAQAKLAVKDEYAFDFLELGDQHSERELERSLIARIEDFLRAMGGMFAFLGSQYRLEVAGDEYFIDLLLFHRRLRSLVAIELKIGKFEPEFIGKMQFYLAALDEQVRQDDENPSIGIILCKEKKRTIVEYALRDARKPIGVATYAITKSLPKELQGQLPSPEAISRLLETL, from the coding sequence ATGGCGACCAGCCAACCAGCCCGAAAAAAACTCGCACCGGTGGTGCGAGAAACGGTAGAAGCGCACGACTATGCGGCCTTGCTGGTCGAGATCAAGGCGCGTATTCAGGCTGCACAGTACGCAGCGCTGCGAGCGGTCAACAAGGAACTGGTCGGCCTCTACTGGGACATCGGGCAGTTAATCGTCGCACGCCAGCAAACCGAAGGGTGGGGCAAAGCCGTCGTACAGAAGCTTGCCACTGACCTACAGGCGAGCTTTCCGGGCACGGGCGGGTTTTCGGCATCTAACCTGTGGCGGATGAAGGGTTTCTTCGAAACCTACAGCGACACGACAAAACTCGCACCACTGGTGCGAGAAATCGGCTGGAGCCACAACCTCCTCATTCTCGAACGCTGCAAGGACGCTCAGGAGCGTGAGTTCTACCTGCGCATGACGCGCAAGTTCGGATGGTCGAAGAACGTGCTTGCACACCAGATCGACAACCAGAGCTACGAAAAGTCGCTCCTGGGCCAGACCAATTTCGATCAGGCCCTGACGCCGGCCTTGCGCGCGCAAGCCAAGCTGGCAGTCAAGGACGAATACGCCTTCGACTTTCTCGAACTGGGCGACCAGCACAGCGAACGCGAGCTTGAGCGCTCGCTGATCGCCCGCATCGAGGACTTTCTGCGTGCAATGGGCGGCATGTTTGCCTTTCTTGGCAGCCAGTACCGGCTTGAAGTGGCCGGGGACGAGTACTTCATCGACCTCCTGCTGTTCCACCGGCGCCTGCGCTCGCTGGTCGCCATCGAACTGAAGATCGGCAAGTTCGAGCCCGAGTTCATCGGCAAGATGCAGTTCTACCTGGCTGCGCTGGACGAACAGGTGCGCCAGGACGACGAGAACCCGTCCATCGGCATCATCCTGTGCAAGGAAAAGAAGCGCACCATCGTCGAGTACGCCTTGCGCGACGCAAGAAAACCGATCGGCGTGGCGACCTATGCCATCACCAAGAGCTTGCCGAAGGAGTTGCAGGGCCAGTTGCCCTCGCCTGAAGCCATCTCGCGCCTGTTGGAAACGCTGTAA
- the serB gene encoding phosphoserine phosphatase SerB, with translation MPVVLQSLSPLSTGDIESVRSLFGTAAFEMRAPNVAAIEWVHELPSELRVQLDAICANLRLDYAWIPDEWTFGDFRVLAMDMDSTLITIECIDEIADFCGLKPQVAAITEASMRGEIKDFNESLTRRVELLKGLDASVLERVYNERLQLSLGAEKMLKAVQAMGIRTLLVSGGFEFFTSRLQERLGLDRTRANTLEIVDGKLTGRVLGEIVNADVKAQTLKAFCKDMGVTPHNAIAMGDGSNDLKMMGVAGLSVAFRAKPIVQAQADVAFNVVGLDGLLNLFPQQ, from the coding sequence ATGCCTGTCGTCCTGCAAAGCCTGTCGCCGCTGTCTACCGGCGATATCGAGTCCGTCCGCAGCCTGTTCGGCACAGCCGCGTTTGAAATGCGTGCGCCCAACGTCGCCGCCATCGAATGGGTGCACGAGCTGCCCAGCGAGCTGCGCGTCCAGCTCGACGCCATCTGCGCCAACCTGAGGCTGGACTACGCGTGGATTCCCGACGAGTGGACCTTTGGGGACTTCCGCGTGCTGGCGATGGACATGGATTCCACGCTCATCACCATCGAATGCATCGACGAGATTGCGGACTTCTGCGGGCTCAAGCCGCAGGTGGCCGCCATCACCGAAGCGTCGATGCGCGGTGAAATCAAGGATTTCAACGAGAGCCTGACGCGCCGTGTCGAGCTGCTCAAGGGTCTGGATGCAAGCGTGCTGGAACGCGTCTACAACGAGCGCCTGCAGCTCTCCCTGGGCGCAGAAAAGATGCTCAAGGCCGTGCAGGCCATGGGCATCCGCACGCTGCTCGTGTCGGGTGGCTTCGAGTTCTTCACCTCGCGCCTGCAAGAGCGCCTGGGGCTCGACCGCACGCGCGCCAATACGCTGGAGATCGTGGACGGCAAACTGACCGGCCGCGTGCTCGGCGAGATCGTCAATGCCGACGTGAAGGCGCAGACGCTCAAGGCGTTCTGCAAGGACATGGGCGTGACGCCGCATAACGCCATCGCCATGGGTGACGGTTCGAACGATTTGAAGATGATGGGTGTCGCCGGCTTGTCGGTGGCGTTCCGTGCCAAGCCCATCGTGCAGGCGCAGGCCGATGTGGCGTTCAACGTTGTCGGCTTGGATGGGTTGCTGAACCTCTTTCCGCAGCAGTAA
- the argE gene encoding acetylornithine deacetylase yields the protein MSTALSTLDWTRKLVSFDTTSRGSNLALIETVRDYLRGVGLEAHLSHNDERNKANLFATIPAADGGLQGGIVLSGHTDVVPVDGQKWDSDPFSPEVRDGKLYGRGTCDMKGFIASSLALVPSLLQARLREPVHLALSYDEEVGCVGAPRMIEDLIARGIKPAGCIVGEPTSMRPIVAHKGINAYRCRVHGRAAHSSLTPQGVNAIEYAARIICFVRDLADEFRAQGPFDEAFDVPFTTSSTGLINGGIALNTIPALCEFVFEFRNLPGVDAPAIRARVERYVRETIEPAMQREHPDARIELAEIAAAPSLDASEQAAITQLVRVLTEDNDKRKVAYGTEAGLFQRAGIPAVLCGPGNIEQAHKANEYVELAQLDACDRFLAKVAHSLAAETASA from the coding sequence ATGAGCACCGCTCTCTCTACGCTCGACTGGACCCGCAAGCTGGTCAGCTTCGACACCACCAGCCGCGGCTCGAACCTCGCCCTGATCGAAACCGTGCGCGACTACTTGCGCGGCGTCGGCCTTGAAGCGCATCTCTCACACAACGACGAGCGCAACAAGGCCAACCTGTTCGCCACCATTCCGGCGGCAGACGGCGGCTTGCAAGGCGGCATCGTGCTGTCGGGCCACACGGATGTGGTGCCGGTGGATGGCCAGAAATGGGACAGCGATCCGTTCAGCCCGGAAGTGCGCGACGGCAAGCTCTACGGCCGTGGCACGTGCGATATGAAGGGGTTCATCGCTTCGTCGCTGGCGCTGGTGCCGTCACTGTTGCAGGCCAGGCTGCGTGAGCCGGTGCATCTGGCGTTGTCGTACGACGAAGAAGTCGGTTGCGTGGGCGCGCCGCGCATGATTGAAGACCTGATCGCGCGCGGCATCAAGCCTGCCGGCTGCATCGTCGGCGAGCCCACCTCCATGCGCCCCATCGTTGCGCACAAGGGCATCAATGCTTACCGCTGCCGCGTGCATGGCCGCGCCGCGCATTCGTCGCTCACGCCACAGGGGGTGAACGCCATCGAATATGCCGCGCGCATCATCTGCTTCGTGCGTGATCTGGCGGATGAATTCCGCGCCCAGGGGCCGTTTGATGAGGCGTTTGACGTGCCGTTCACCACGTCGTCCACCGGGCTGATCAATGGTGGGATCGCGCTCAACACGATCCCTGCGCTGTGCGAGTTCGTGTTCGAGTTCCGCAACCTGCCGGGCGTGGATGCCCCCGCCATCCGTGCACGCGTGGAGCGCTATGTTCGCGAAACCATCGAGCCCGCCATGCAGCGCGAGCACCCGGACGCCCGCATCGAACTGGCCGAGATTGCCGCTGCACCATCGCTGGATGCTTCCGAGCAGGCCGCCATCACGCAGCTCGTGCGCGTACTGACCGAAGACAACGACAAGCGCAAGGTTGCCTACGGCACCGAGGCCGGCTTGTTCCAGCGCGCCGGCATTCCAGCCGTGCTGTGCGGCCCCGGCAACATCGAGCAGGCCCACAAGGCCAACGAGTACGTGGAGCTGGCGCAACTCGACGCCTGCGACCGCTTCCTCGCCAAGGTCGCCCACAGCCTGGCGGCGGAGACGGCCTCAGCCTGA
- the mfd gene encoding transcription-repair coupling factor yields the protein MSDFSLSALPAVKPGARLVFSGLQGAADALLLARYLEQHRAVVPMLAVVCANAVDAQRLAEELRWFAPQARVKLLPDWETLPYDNFSPHQDLISERLATLHDLQNGACDILLVPASTALQRIAPPSFLAAYTFFFKKGEKLDEAALKAQFTLAGYEHVSAVMRPGEYSVRGGLIDLFPMGSPLPYRLDLFGDEIETIRSFDPDTQRSLYPVNEVRLLPGREFPMDEASRTAFRGRWREVFEGDPTRSPIYKDIGNGVPSAGIEYYLPLFFEETATLFDYLPGATHLAFVGDIEGAVRRFWADTTQRYNFMRHDRERPLLEPGALYLDEEAFFVAAKPHARLVLRAEPGDAPLSLPLPNVAVNRRAEDPLVNLESFLMRGNCRVMICAESAGRRETLAQMFAASGLHPEGVADYADLISGDAKFVLGVAPLYQGFILGDERIAIITETELYAQTTRRAGRRKQEQATAVDAMVRDLAELKIGDPVVHSEHGIGRYQGLISIDMGNGEEEFLHLDYDKGNKLYVPVHQLHVISRYSGADPETAPLHSLGSGQWEKAKRKAAQQIRDTAAELLNLYARRALRQGFAFPLTPEDYVKFAESFGFEETPDQAAAIAAVIADMTSGKPMDRLVCGDVGFGKTEVALRAAFVAVMGGKQVAILAPTTLLAEQHYQTLVDRFADWPVRIAEISRFKNKKEIDGAIEAINAGTIDIVIGTHKLLSPDVKFDRLGLVIIDEEHRFGVRQKEALKTLRAEVDVLTLTATPIPRTLGMALEGLRDFSVIATAPQKRLAIKTFLRREEDGVLREAILRELKRGGQVYFLHNEVETIENKRAKLEELIPEARVVVAHGQMHERELERVMRDFVAQRANILLCTTIIETGIDVPTANTILIHRADKFGLAQLHQLRGRVGRSHHQAYAYLLAHDLDGLTKQAQRRLEAIQQMEELGSGFYLAMHDLEIRGAGEVLGDKQSGEISEIGFQLYTDMLNQAVKSLKAGKEPDLMAPLAATTEINLGTPALLPQDYCGDVQERLSLYKRLANCESGETIDNIQEELIDRFGKLPPQAQSLIETHRLRIAAVPLGIRKIDKGAEAVTLHFIPNPPVDAIKIIDLVQKNRQIKLAGQDRLRIENIPAETAALAQTIRHAMRQLS from the coding sequence ATGTCCGATTTTTCGCTTTCTGCCCTGCCCGCCGTCAAACCGGGCGCGCGCCTCGTCTTCAGCGGCCTGCAAGGCGCGGCAGATGCCCTGCTGCTCGCACGCTACCTGGAGCAGCATCGCGCTGTCGTGCCGATGCTGGCGGTGGTCTGCGCCAATGCCGTCGATGCCCAGCGCCTGGCCGAAGAACTGCGCTGGTTTGCCCCGCAAGCGCGTGTGAAGCTGCTGCCGGACTGGGAAACGCTGCCGTACGACAACTTCTCGCCGCACCAGGACTTGATCTCCGAACGGCTGGCCACGCTGCATGACCTGCAGAACGGCGCGTGCGACATCCTGCTCGTGCCGGCATCGACGGCATTGCAGCGCATCGCGCCGCCGTCGTTCCTGGCGGCCTACACGTTCTTCTTCAAGAAGGGCGAAAAGCTCGACGAGGCTGCGCTCAAGGCGCAATTCACGCTGGCCGGCTACGAGCACGTCAGCGCCGTCATGCGCCCCGGTGAATACTCTGTGCGCGGCGGGTTGATCGACCTGTTCCCGATGGGCTCGCCGCTGCCGTACCGGCTCGACCTGTTTGGCGACGAGATCGAGACCATTCGCTCGTTCGACCCGGATACGCAGCGCAGCCTTTACCCCGTGAACGAAGTGCGCCTGTTGCCGGGCCGCGAATTCCCGATGGACGAGGCGTCGCGCACCGCCTTCCGCGGACGCTGGCGCGAGGTGTTCGAGGGCGACCCGACGCGCTCGCCCATCTACAAGGACATCGGCAACGGCGTGCCGAGCGCCGGTATCGAGTACTACCTGCCGCTCTTCTTCGAAGAGACCGCCACGCTGTTCGACTATCTGCCGGGCGCCACGCACTTGGCCTTCGTGGGCGACATCGAAGGCGCGGTGCGCCGCTTCTGGGCTGATACCACGCAGCGCTACAACTTCATGCGCCACGACCGCGAACGGCCGTTGCTGGAGCCCGGCGCGTTGTATCTGGATGAGGAAGCGTTCTTCGTGGCGGCCAAGCCGCATGCCCGTCTTGTGCTGCGCGCGGAGCCTGGCGATGCCCCGCTCTCGCTGCCGCTGCCAAACGTTGCGGTCAACCGCCGCGCAGAAGACCCGCTGGTCAACCTAGAATCGTTCCTGATGCGTGGCAACTGCCGCGTGATGATCTGCGCAGAATCCGCCGGCCGCCGCGAAACGCTCGCGCAGATGTTCGCCGCCAGCGGTCTGCATCCGGAAGGCGTGGCCGACTATGCCGACCTGATAAGCGGCGACGCCAAGTTCGTGCTGGGCGTGGCACCGCTGTACCAAGGCTTCATCCTCGGTGACGAACGCATCGCCATCATCACCGAGACCGAGCTGTACGCACAGACCACGCGCCGCGCCGGTCGCCGCAAGCAGGAACAGGCCACCGCCGTCGATGCGATGGTGCGCGACCTGGCCGAACTGAAAATCGGCGACCCGGTGGTCCACAGCGAACACGGCATCGGCCGCTATCAGGGGCTCATCTCCATCGACATGGGCAACGGCGAGGAGGAGTTCCTCCACCTCGACTACGACAAGGGCAACAAGCTCTACGTGCCAGTGCATCAGTTGCATGTGATCTCGCGCTACTCGGGTGCCGATCCGGAAACCGCGCCGCTGCATTCGCTCGGATCCGGCCAGTGGGAAAAGGCCAAGCGCAAGGCTGCGCAGCAGATTCGCGACACGGCGGCAGAGCTGCTGAACCTGTACGCACGCCGCGCGCTGCGCCAGGGCTTTGCCTTCCCGCTCACACCCGAGGACTACGTCAAGTTTGCCGAGAGCTTCGGCTTTGAAGAAACGCCCGACCAGGCCGCCGCCATTGCCGCTGTCATCGCTGACATGACCTCGGGCAAGCCGATGGACCGCCTCGTCTGCGGCGACGTCGGCTTCGGCAAGACAGAAGTCGCCTTGCGCGCCGCGTTCGTCGCAGTCATGGGCGGCAAGCAGGTCGCCATTCTCGCGCCGACCACGCTGCTGGCCGAGCAGCACTATCAGACGCTGGTCGACCGTTTTGCCGACTGGCCCGTGCGCATTGCCGAAATCTCGCGCTTCAAGAACAAGAAGGAAATCGACGGTGCCATCGAGGCCATCAACGCCGGCACCATCGACATCGTGATCGGCACGCACAAGCTGCTCTCTCCTGACGTCAAGTTCGATCGACTCGGGCTCGTCATCATCGACGAGGAACACCGCTTTGGCGTGCGCCAGAAGGAGGCGCTCAAAACGCTGCGCGCCGAGGTGGACGTGCTCACGCTCACCGCCACGCCGATCCCGCGTACGCTGGGTATGGCGCTCGAAGGCCTGCGCGATTTCTCGGTGATTGCAACCGCGCCGCAAAAGCGCCTGGCCATCAAGACCTTCCTGCGCCGCGAGGAAGACGGCGTGCTGCGCGAGGCCATCCTGCGTGAGCTGAAACGCGGCGGGCAGGTCTACTTCCTGCACAACGAAGTCGAGACCATCGAGAACAAGCGCGCCAAGCTGGAGGAGCTGATTCCGGAAGCGCGCGTGGTGGTTGCGCACGGCCAGATGCACGAGCGTGAGCTGGAGCGCGTGATGCGCGATTTCGTGGCCCAGCGCGCCAATATCCTGCTGTGCACAACGATTATCGAAACCGGCATCGACGTGCCGACCGCCAATACGATCCTGATCCACCGCGCCGACAAGTTCGGCCTGGCGCAGTTGCACCAGTTGCGCGGCCGCGTCGGGCGTTCGCACCATCAGGCGTATGCGTATCTGCTGGCGCACGACCTGGACGGCCTGACCAAGCAGGCACAGCGCCGGCTCGAAGCCATTCAGCAGATGGAAGAACTGGGTTCGGGCTTCTATCTGGCAATGCACGATCTGGAAATTCGCGGCGCCGGCGAGGTGCTGGGCGACAAGCAATCGGGCGAGATTTCCGAGATCGGCTTCCAGCTCTATACCGACATGCTCAACCAGGCGGTGAAATCGCTCAAGGCGGGCAAGGAGCCCGACCTGATGGCGCCGCTGGCAGCCACCACCGAGATCAACCTCGGCACGCCTGCCCTGCTGCCGCAGGACTATTGCGGCGATGTGCAGGAGCGCCTGTCGCTCTACAAGCGCCTGGCCAACTGCGAGAGCGGCGAGACCATCGACAACATCCAGGAAGAGCTGATCGACCGCTTTGGCAAGCTGCCACCGCAGGCGCAGTCGCTCATCGAAACGCATCGCCTGCGCATTGCGGCCGTACCGCTCGGCATCCGCAAGATCGACAAGGGCGCGGAAGCGGTCACGCTGCATTTCATACCCAACCCGCCCGTGGATGCGATCAAGATCATCGACCTCGTGCAGAAGAACCGGCAGATCAAGCTGGCCGGCCAAGACCGTCTGCGTATCGAGAACATCCCGGCCGAGACGGCCGCGCTGGCGCAGACGATTCGCCATGCCATGCGGCAATTGAGCTGA